The Fusarium musae strain F31 chromosome 10, whole genome shotgun sequence genome window below encodes:
- a CDS encoding hypothetical protein (EggNog:ENOG41~CAZy:GH31) codes for MTVIAGFLYGVSLALFLSGGVSAPLQGHMHHDETIETHSAKNESVYIPQQHGLMPLLAQQPALLISIMFFKTLLTSAVAFGTAFAQSKAGVEDLDKPRRDLFEKDLSKCPGYKATNHRQTKSGFYADLSLAGQACDVFGVDLPELKLEVEYQTENRLHVKILDTNNTVYQVPDDIFPRPGYGQWASPKNSKLKFDFKADPFSFTVTRKDSGEVLFDTSGSKLVFESQYLYLKTKLPERPYLYGLGEHSDPFMLNATNYTRTIYTRDAYGCPNGQNLYGAHPIYFDHRKGGTHGVFLLNSNGMDVFIDKKDGKQFLEYNIIGGVLDFYFIAGPTPRDVAKQYAEITTLPLMTPYWGLGFHQCRYGYRDVYEVAGVVANYSAAKIPLETMWTDIDYMDRRRIFTIDPERFPADKYKDLVDTIHARDQHYIVMVDPAVYDMEPNPALTSGLKYDTFMKEPNGSDYRGVVWAGPSVFPDWFNPNSQQYWNELFQNFFDGEHGPNIDALWIDMNEPANFFNRPYPGNNTTPENFAKVDGDPPKAPPVRDGPPAPIPGFPESLQPPSDRSTKREVTAVAKTTKRSVEVRTTPRERGVGRWAATRKVWGQNKYGRPGHGWQNGKKTGSGCGPDECKGLPNRELIQPPYMIQNGAGPTLADSTTDTDLVQSGDYVQYDTHNLYGAQMSSHSHNAMRSRRPDKRALVITRSTFAGSGKDVSHWLGDNLSQWDQYRFSISQILQFASIYQIPVVGADVCGFGGNVTETLCARWATLGSFYTFFRNHADITSQSQEFYRWPKVTEAARNGISIRYQLLDYIYTAIYKQNQTGSPTLNPMFFNYPKDKNTYSIDLQFFYGDGILVSPVTKENSTKLEYYLPDDIFYEWSTGKPVRGKAQYESAEVELTDIMVHYKGGLIYPQRVESANTTKALRQKGFNLVIAPGLDGKAEGSLYLDDGESVVQDTASEIDFKYSKGKLSFDGTFEYDAGVGIETITVLGVKSKPHGTEHAEYDAENKKLVFTADIPLTRKCHVDLF; via the exons CTCACAGCGCCAAGAACGAATCAGTATATATACCACAGCAACATGGCTTGATGCCTCTTCTCGCTCAGCAACcagctcttctcatctcaatcATGTTCTTCAAGACGCTGCTCACTTCGGCCGTCGCCTTTGGCACTGCCTTTGCGCAGAGCAAGGCTGGCGTTGAGGACCTTGACAAACCCCGCAGAGACCTCTTCGAGAAGGATCTCTCCAAATGTCCCGGCTACAAAGCTACCAACCACCGACAGACCAAATCTGGCTTCTACGCTGATTTGTCTCTTGCGGGACAGGCCTGCGACgtctttggtgttgatctcCCCGAGCTGAAGCTTGAGGTGGAGTATCAGACTGAGAATCGTCTGCACGTCAAGATTTTGGATACGAATAACACGGTTTACCAAGTCCCTGATGATATCTTCCCTCGTCCTGGCTACGGACAGTGGGCTTCGCCCAAGAACTCGAAGCTCAAGTTTGACTTTAAGGCGGATCCTTTTTCGTTCACTGTGACGAGGAAGGATTCTGGGGAAGTGCTTTTTGACACTTCGGGCAGCAAGCTTGTTTTTGAGAGTCAGTACTTGTACCTCAAGACGAAACTTCCTGAGAGACCCTATCTTTATGGTCTTGGTGAGCATAGTGATCCTTTCATGCTCAATGCCACCAACTACACACGCACAATCTACACTCGCGATGCTTATGG TTGTCCCAACGGACAGAACCTGTATGGAGCTCACCCCATTTACTTTGACCACCGCAAGGGCGGCACCCACGgtgtcttcctcctcaactCCAACGGCATGGATGTCTTCATCGACAAGAAGGACGGCAAGCAATTCCTAGAGTacaacatcatcggcggTGTTCTCGACTTCTACTTCATCGCTGGTCCTACACCCCGCGATGTCGCCAAGCAGTATGCTGAGATCACCACCCTTCCTCTCATGACGCCCTACTGGGGTCTTGGTTTCCATCAGTGCAGATATGGATATCGAGATGTCTACGAAGTCGCTGGCGTAGTGGCCAATTACTCAGCTGCTAAGATCCCGCTAGAGACGATGTGGACTGATATCGACTACATGGACCGTCGTCGCATCTTTACCATCGACCCTGAGCGATTCCCTGCTGATAAGTACAAGGATCTCGTTGACACTATCCACGCTCGTGATCAGCACTACATCGTCATGGTTGATCCCGCTGTGTACGATATGGAGCCCAATCCAGCTCTCACCAGCGGTCTTAAGTACGATACCTTCATGAAGGAGCCTAATGGTTCAGACTACAGAGGTGTTGTTTGGGCTGGACCCAGTGTCTTCCCCGATTGGTTCAACCCCAACTCTCAGCAGTACTGGAACGAGCTGTTCCAGAACTTCTTCGACGGCGAGCATGGTCCTAACATCGATGCTCTCTGGATCGATATGAACGAGCCCGCCAACTTCTTTAACCGTCCTTATCCCGGCAACAACACCACTCCCGAGAACTTCGCCAAGGTTGATGGTGACCCTCCCAAGGCTCCTCCCGTTCGAGACGGTCCTCCAGCTCCCATCCCTGGTTTCCCCGAGAGTCTCCAGCCACCCTCCGACCGCTCCACCAAACGCGAAGTCACTGCCGTcgccaagaccaccaagcGCTCCGTCGAAGTCCGCACAACTCCTCGCGAACGCGGTGTAGGTCGCTGGGCAGCTACCCGCAAGGTCTGGGGCCAGAACAAGTACGGCCGCCCCGGCCACGGCTGGCAGAACGGCAAGAAGACTGGTTCTGGCTGTGGTCCCGACGAGTGCAAGGGTCTTCCCAACCGAGAGCTCATCCAACCCCCTTACATGATTCAGAACGGCGCTGGACCTACACTGGCTGATAGTACCACCGACACTGATCTCGTTCAGAGCGGAGATTACGTTCAGTATGATACACATAACTTGTATGGTGCTCAGATGTCTTCGCACTCTCACAACGCTATGCGCTCTCGACGTCCTGATAAGCGTGCTCTTGTCATTACTCGAAGTACCTTTGCTGGTTCTGGCAAGGATGTTTCGCACTGGCTAGGTGATAACCTATCTCAGTGGGATCAGTACcgcttctccatctctcaGATCCTGCAGTTTGCTTCTATCTACCAGATCCCTGTTGTCGGTGCTGATGTCTGTGGATTCGGTGGTAATGTCACTGAGACCCTTTGTGCTCGATGGGCCACCCTCGGTAGTTTCTACACTTTCTTCCGTAACCACGCCGATATTACTTCCCAGTCTCAGGAGTTCTACCGCTGGCCCAAGGTTACTGAGGCTGCTCGCAATGGTATCTCCATCCGCTACCAGCTCC TTGACTACATCTACACTGCCATCTATAAGCAGAACCAGACCGGCTCTCCTACTCTCAACCCCATGTTCTTCAACTaccccaaggacaagaacacCTACTCCATCGACCTCCAGTTCTTCTACGGCGATGGTATCCTTGTCAGCCCCGTCACCAAGGAGAACAGCACCAAGCTCGAGTACTACCTCCCTGACGATATTTTCTACGAGTGGTCCACCGGCAAGCCCGTCCGCGGTAAGGCTCAGTACGAGTCTGCCGAAGTCGAGCTCACCGACATTATGGTCCACTACAAGGGCGGTCTCATCTACCCCCAGCGCGTTGAGAGCGCCAACACAACCAAGGCTCTCCGCCAGAAGGGTTTCAACCTCGTCATCGCCCCTGGTCTTGACGGAAAGGCTGAGGGCTCTTTATATCTTGATGACGGCGAGTCTGTTGTTCAGGACACAGCTTCTGAGATCGACTTCAAGTACAGCAAGGGCAAGCTGAGCTTTGACGGAACTTTTGAGTatgatgctggtgttggtatTGAGACTATTACTGTGTTGGGCGTCAAGTCTAAGCCTCATGGTACGGAGCATGCTGAGTATGatgccgagaacaagaagcttgTGTTTACTGCGGATATTCCGTTGACGCGCAAGTGTCACGTTGACTTGTTCTGA